The genomic window CTACACCTGGTACAGGAGTACTGGGGCCAATGGGAGCTCCATGGTTCAAGTTGGAACAGGACAGGTGCTGTCTATACCCTCTGTGGAGGCGACCCACTTTGGACGATACCTCTGCAAGGCCCAGAATCTCTTTTGGGAGATCAGCTCTCCTGAGatactgatggaggaggaagcagagagttcGGGTGAATAATTTACACCATGTCGTAGTTATTCTGTTGTCCTCAAGAGGGAGCCATTACAACGGGGCTTTGTTTAGTTTTCCCTATTTCCTCCTGAAATATTTGCGTTTTGACACAATCATGCCACATCTGGCTCCAACTTGTGCTAATAGGAACTTTCATTGCAGATCCTACACTAAATTTATCAGTGGAACTAAGTTACTCTGGTCGCCTGACCCTGGGCATCAGTGTCAATCTgacctgctgtggtgcagctaatcctgcagcagagaactaCACCTGGTACAGGAGTACTGGGGCCAATGGGAGCTCCATGGTTCAAGTTGGAACAGGACAGGTGCTGTCTATAC from Takifugu flavidus isolate HTHZ2018 unplaced genomic scaffold, ASM371156v2 ctg979, whole genome shotgun sequence includes these protein-coding regions:
- the LOC130521430 gene encoding B-cell receptor CD22-like translates to MVQVGTGQVLSIPSVEATHFGRYLCKAQNLFWEISSPEILMEEEAESSDPTLNLSVELSYSGRLTLGISVNLTCCGAANPAAENYTWYRSTGANGSSMVQVGTGQVLSIPSVEATHFGRYLCKAQNLFWEISSPEILMEEEAESSGE